The following proteins are co-located in the Conyzicola lurida genome:
- a CDS encoding glycoside hydrolase family 3 C-terminal domain-containing protein, whose protein sequence is MMLRSRPGYRRVGISLAAVTAAALLLASPGIVSAATDPDDPVAGDEVSLQAAVPSTGWEDNQEATDRAAALLAQMTLEEKVDMLHGELNNYYGFYNAPIERLGIPALTMADGPAGTRIANPEVNGKRSTELPSPLLMAATWDEELSEQYGQLAAEEAFSSGHNVLLSPAVDIARVALAGRAFEAFGEDPLLSGTMGANNLQGIQSQPVIGDVKHYNVYTQEQNRLVGGNAVVDERTLQEIYSRPFDIGVESGHPGSAMCAFNKVNGLYACESPDILTTILKEQFDFQGWVMSDYGATHSTTAAIMAGLDQEMPGNFSPDEQPGTSFFGQPLIDAVNAGEVPIARVDDAVTRILRPMFALGLFDQRPVVQPLPEAEHGAQAREFAERGMVLLKNDDLLPLAGDAASIAVIGADADVAVQGGGSSQVLPTYTVSPLQGISERAGDDVAVTHIAGADPVTGTALLPGPQPIPSDYLTPSIGEGQGLYAEYFANQDFSGEPTEDRVEPYVGVNGGFLLYEGFNSSSPHFPLQTGALNTTDLSIRWSGSLTAPVDGTYQLALVSKGTTTVYLDDEAVFTTTPSGTAEIRTVDIPLVAGESHTLRVEYVNDVPAETDTGPAVKLAWTAPEGVVAPQAQAAADLAAESDIAVVVARDYSSEGSDRPSLDLPNGQDRLIQQVAAANPRTIVVLTSGAAVQTSEWDGSVPAVLQSWYGGQEQGNAIARILFGDVNPSGRLPITIPVDEASTPVSSPAQYPGTGLDQSFSEGIFVGYRGYEQFGIEPQYSFGHGLSYTTYDYSRLRVRSDGVEAAAGEGYSVDVRVENTGDVAGTETVQVYAGPLPTDAVETAPKSLAGWAQVDLQPGERKRVQVSLDPDSFSYWDVDADTWVTPAGAVPLYVGTSSSDIRLTGELQAAPTPVAPVATTLPAITGDPTVGKRLRADTGVWDQESLDFSYQWLRDGEPIPGADDDRYRVQEADRGAQLSVQVTATPEIGPAGVAASEPVTVRTDAEVTVTPDPARGDTDTEFTVTVTVAPRQEGVVAEGTVTLRVDSQRFIGTLANGTVDIPIGEQDRGTHRIRVTYSGSDLVEPAKGSASIRVTR, encoded by the coding sequence ATGATGTTGCGTTCACGTCCCGGATACCGACGGGTCGGCATTTCGCTCGCGGCGGTCACCGCCGCCGCCCTTCTTCTCGCTTCGCCGGGCATTGTCTCGGCAGCGACCGACCCCGACGACCCGGTCGCTGGCGACGAGGTTTCGCTACAAGCCGCGGTGCCGTCGACCGGTTGGGAAGACAATCAAGAAGCCACTGACCGCGCTGCAGCGCTACTCGCCCAGATGACCCTCGAGGAGAAGGTCGACATGCTGCACGGCGAGCTCAACAACTACTACGGCTTCTACAACGCGCCGATCGAGCGGCTCGGGATCCCGGCGCTCACCATGGCCGACGGCCCCGCCGGTACCCGCATCGCCAATCCCGAGGTGAACGGCAAGCGTTCGACCGAGTTGCCCTCGCCGCTGCTCATGGCGGCGACATGGGATGAAGAACTGAGCGAGCAGTACGGCCAGCTCGCGGCGGAAGAGGCGTTCAGCAGCGGCCACAACGTGCTGCTCTCCCCCGCCGTCGACATCGCCCGCGTCGCCCTCGCGGGCCGTGCCTTCGAGGCGTTCGGCGAGGACCCGCTGCTCTCCGGCACGATGGGTGCCAACAACCTTCAGGGCATCCAGTCCCAGCCGGTGATCGGCGACGTCAAGCACTACAACGTCTACACCCAGGAGCAGAACCGCCTCGTCGGCGGCAACGCGGTCGTCGACGAGCGCACGCTTCAGGAGATCTACTCGCGCCCGTTCGACATCGGAGTGGAGAGCGGGCATCCGGGTTCGGCGATGTGCGCCTTCAACAAGGTGAACGGCCTCTACGCCTGCGAGAGTCCCGACATCCTGACGACGATCCTGAAGGAGCAGTTCGACTTCCAAGGCTGGGTGATGAGCGACTACGGTGCGACGCACAGCACCACCGCCGCGATCATGGCCGGTCTCGACCAGGAGATGCCGGGCAATTTCAGCCCCGATGAGCAGCCGGGAACCAGTTTCTTCGGCCAGCCGCTGATCGACGCCGTCAATGCCGGCGAGGTTCCGATCGCGCGTGTCGACGATGCCGTGACGCGCATTCTGCGCCCGATGTTCGCACTGGGCCTGTTCGACCAGCGTCCCGTGGTCCAGCCCCTGCCGGAGGCCGAGCACGGAGCGCAGGCACGTGAGTTCGCCGAACGGGGAATGGTGCTGCTCAAGAACGACGATCTCCTGCCGTTGGCCGGAGACGCCGCGTCGATCGCCGTGATCGGAGCGGATGCGGATGTCGCGGTGCAGGGCGGCGGCAGCTCGCAAGTGCTGCCGACCTACACGGTGAGCCCGCTGCAGGGCATCTCCGAGCGGGCCGGTGACGACGTCGCGGTGACGCACATCGCCGGCGCGGATCCCGTGACCGGTACCGCGCTCCTGCCCGGGCCCCAGCCGATTCCGTCCGACTACCTGACACCGTCGATCGGCGAGGGCCAGGGTCTCTACGCCGAGTACTTCGCAAACCAGGACTTCTCGGGAGAGCCGACCGAGGACCGGGTCGAACCGTACGTCGGCGTCAACGGCGGGTTCCTGCTCTACGAGGGCTTCAACTCGTCGTCCCCGCACTTCCCGCTCCAGACGGGCGCTCTCAACACCACCGACCTCTCGATCCGTTGGTCGGGTTCCCTGACGGCGCCCGTCGACGGCACCTACCAGCTGGCGCTGGTGTCGAAGGGAACGACCACCGTCTATCTCGACGATGAGGCGGTGTTCACCACCACCCCGTCGGGCACGGCCGAGATCCGCACGGTCGATATCCCGCTGGTCGCGGGCGAATCGCACACCCTGCGCGTCGAGTACGTCAACGACGTGCCGGCCGAGACCGACACCGGACCCGCGGTGAAGCTGGCGTGGACCGCACCGGAGGGCGTGGTCGCACCACAGGCCCAAGCGGCGGCCGATCTCGCCGCCGAGTCGGACATCGCCGTGGTGGTCGCCCGCGACTACTCCTCGGAGGGCTCCGACCGGCCGAGCCTCGACCTGCCGAACGGGCAGGACAGGCTGATCCAGCAGGTAGCGGCCGCGAACCCGCGCACGATCGTGGTGCTCACCTCCGGCGCGGCCGTGCAGACCAGCGAGTGGGACGGCAGTGTCCCCGCCGTGCTGCAGTCGTGGTACGGCGGACAGGAACAGGGCAACGCGATCGCCCGAATCCTGTTCGGCGACGTGAACCCGTCGGGCCGCCTGCCGATCACCATTCCGGTGGACGAAGCGAGCACCCCCGTGAGTTCGCCGGCCCAGTATCCCGGCACCGGCCTCGACCAGTCCTTCTCCGAGGGCATCTTCGTCGGGTACCGCGGCTACGAGCAGTTCGGCATCGAACCGCAGTACTCGTTCGGCCACGGCCTGTCGTACACGACGTACGACTACTCGCGGCTGCGGGTTCGCAGTGACGGCGTGGAGGCCGCCGCGGGCGAGGGGTACAGCGTCGATGTGCGGGTCGAGAATACGGGCGACGTCGCCGGCACCGAGACAGTCCAGGTGTACGCGGGACCGCTGCCGACCGACGCGGTCGAGACCGCTCCGAAGTCGCTCGCCGGCTGGGCACAGGTCGATCTCCAGCCCGGAGAACGGAAGCGGGTCCAGGTCTCACTCGATCCCGATTCGTTCTCCTACTGGGACGTCGACGCCGACACGTGGGTCACACCCGCGGGTGCGGTACCGCTCTACGTGGGGACTTCCTCGTCCGACATCCGGCTGACCGGCGAACTGCAGGCAGCCCCGACGCCCGTGGCGCCGGTCGCGACAACGCTGCCGGCCATCACGGGCGACCCCACGGTCGGCAAGCGGCTGCGGGCCGACACCGGCGTGTGGGATCAGGAGTCGCTCGACTTCTCCTACCAGTGGCTGCGCGACGGCGAGCCGATCCCCGGCGCCGACGACGACCGCTACCGCGTGCAGGAGGCCGACCGGGGCGCGCAGCTCAGCGTCCAGGTCACCGCGACGCCCGAGATCGGGCCCGCGGGCGTCGCGGCCAGCGAGCCCGTGACGGTGAGGACCGATGCCGAGGTGACGGTCACCCCCGACCCGGCGCGCGGTGACACCGACACCGAGTTCACGGTGACCGTCACGGTGGCGCCCCGTCAGGAGGGGGTCGTCGCCGAAGGCACAGTGACCCTCCGGGTCGACAGCCAGCGGTTCATCGGGACCCTCGCCAATGGCACGGTCGACATCCCGATCGGTGAGCAAGACCGAGGCACACACCGCATCAGGGTGACGTACTCGGGCAGCGACCTGGTGGAGCCGGCGAAGGGCTCGGCGTCGATCCGGGTCACCCGGTAG
- a CDS encoding cation transporter: MTATALRPLGAERKTTLQRRIRIIVGITIAYNVVEAIVALAAGSVASSAALIGFGLDSLVEVLSAAAVAWQFSAPDPEKRERAALRVIAFSFFGLAAYVVVDAALSLFGPRGAEHSPVGIALAAVSLAVMPVLSWFERRTGRELGSASAIADSKQTLICSYLSAALLVGLLLNSLLGWAWADSVAALVIAVFAVREGLEAWRGEACTVPVSALTGEREVEACDCC, encoded by the coding sequence GTGACCGCCACGGCTCTGCGCCCGCTCGGTGCCGAGCGCAAGACAACCCTCCAGCGCCGCATCCGCATCATCGTCGGGATCACGATCGCCTACAACGTGGTCGAGGCGATCGTCGCTCTCGCCGCGGGCAGTGTCGCCTCGTCGGCCGCGCTGATCGGGTTCGGCCTCGATTCGCTCGTCGAGGTTCTCTCCGCGGCGGCAGTCGCCTGGCAGTTCTCGGCGCCCGACCCCGAGAAGCGCGAGCGGGCAGCGCTGCGGGTCATCGCGTTCTCGTTCTTCGGCCTCGCCGCCTACGTCGTCGTCGACGCCGCCCTCTCGCTCTTCGGTCCGCGCGGAGCGGAACACAGCCCGGTCGGTATCGCGCTCGCGGCGGTGAGCCTCGCGGTCATGCCCGTCTTGAGCTGGTTCGAACGCCGCACCGGCAGGGAACTCGGCTCGGCCTCCGCAATCGCGGACTCGAAGCAGACCCTGATCTGCAGCTACCTGTCGGCGGCACTGCTCGTCGGACTGTTGCTCAACTCGCTGCTGGGCTGGGCGTGGGCGGACTCGGTCGCCGCACTGGTGATCGCCGTCTTCGCCGTGCGCGAGGGTCTCGAAGCGTGGCGGGGCGAGGCCTGCACGGTACCGGTCTCCGCTCTCACCGGCGAGCGCGAGGTCGAGGCCTGCGACTGCTGCTGA
- the cmtR gene encoding Cd(II)/Pb(II)-sensing metalloregulatory transcriptional regulator CmtR, with amino-acid sequence MLTIASRLDVMNRLGRAMADPNRSRILMSLFDAPGYPAQLARDLGLTRTNVSNHLSCLRGCGIVAAVPEGRQTRYEIADPHLTRALASLVDVVLAVDDGEACTEENCDVPFCCGDAA; translated from the coding sequence ATGCTGACCATTGCGAGCCGTCTCGATGTCATGAACCGCCTGGGCCGCGCCATGGCCGATCCCAACCGGTCGCGCATCCTGATGAGTCTTTTCGACGCCCCCGGGTATCCCGCGCAGTTGGCACGCGATCTCGGCCTCACCCGCACCAACGTGTCCAACCATCTGAGCTGCCTGCGCGGCTGCGGCATCGTCGCCGCGGTGCCCGAGGGCCGGCAAACGCGGTACGAGATCGCCGACCCGCACCTCACCCGCGCTCTCGCTTCGCTGGTCGACGTCGTGCTCGCCGTCGACGACGGGGAAGCCTGCACGGAGGAGAACTGCGACGTGCCGTTCTGCTGCGGGGACGCCGCGTGA
- a CDS encoding NADPH-dependent F420 reductase: MTTVTIFGTGNMGSAIAGVLASGGASVDHIGTGATGTITGDVVVLAVPYTALADIAAKYADQLAGKIVVETTNPLDFATFDGLVVPTGSSATAELAAALPSSTVLKGFNTTFAATLASKKVGDLATTVLIAGDDAAAKETVVGLIEAGGVQAIDAGSLSRAHELEAIGFLQLTLAAGEKISWTGGFGIVK, encoded by the coding sequence ATGACCACCGTCACCATCTTCGGAACCGGCAACATGGGTAGCGCCATCGCGGGCGTCCTCGCCTCGGGCGGCGCCTCCGTCGACCACATCGGCACCGGCGCGACCGGCACCATCACCGGCGACGTCGTCGTCCTGGCCGTGCCGTACACCGCCCTCGCCGACATCGCGGCGAAGTACGCCGACCAGCTCGCGGGCAAGATCGTCGTCGAGACAACGAACCCTCTCGACTTCGCGACCTTCGACGGCCTCGTCGTTCCGACCGGCAGCTCCGCCACCGCCGAGCTCGCCGCCGCACTGCCCTCGAGCACGGTCCTGAAGGGGTTCAACACCACCTTCGCCGCGACCCTCGCCTCGAAGAAGGTCGGCGACCTCGCGACGACGGTGCTCATCGCGGGCGACGACGCCGCGGCGAAGGAGACCGTCGTGGGCCTCATCGAGGCCGGCGGAGTCCAGGCCATCGACGCCGGTTCGCTGTCGCGCGCGCACGAGCTCGAGGCCATCGGCTTCCTCCAGCTGACTCTCGCCGCCGGCGAGAAGATCAGCTGGACCGGCGGCTTCGGCATCGTCAAGTAG
- a CDS encoding AI-2E family transporter: MSGRAFTIGFSATVGALLAIALALAAASLGGILACIAAAGFISLGLDPLVARLEARGVPRAGGVTIVVVVFAAVLALLGWAIVPVVSAQAVDLVNGAPAYLRELSSQPWFIALDESTEGVLTAIEAAVIDFVGHPDTWLSVGGGVLQAGIGLLNGTVLGIFIVVLTLFFLGSLPAITRAVYSLVPIDSRPTFVGLAERIARSIGRYLGGMALMGVLNALFTLVLLLILGVPFAGILAALALIITMIPLVGSVVSTVIVVAISLFTSPTAALVAAVALIAYMQLEAYVLCPRIMSRAMAIPASLVLIGAMVGGSLLGLLGALVAIPVVASVVLIVNEVVVPRMARPKPAAPPDRT; encoded by the coding sequence ATGTCTGGTCGGGCATTCACAATCGGGTTCTCCGCGACGGTCGGAGCCCTCCTCGCGATCGCCCTCGCGCTGGCGGCCGCGAGTCTCGGCGGCATCCTCGCCTGCATCGCCGCCGCGGGGTTCATCAGCCTCGGACTCGACCCCCTCGTCGCCCGGCTCGAAGCGCGGGGCGTCCCCCGCGCCGGCGGAGTGACGATCGTGGTGGTCGTCTTCGCGGCCGTGCTCGCGTTGCTCGGCTGGGCGATCGTGCCCGTCGTCTCCGCGCAGGCGGTCGACCTCGTGAACGGCGCACCCGCGTACCTGCGCGAACTGAGCAGCCAGCCGTGGTTCATCGCGCTCGACGAGTCGACCGAGGGCGTGCTCACCGCGATCGAGGCGGCGGTGATCGACTTCGTCGGGCACCCCGACACCTGGCTCTCGGTGGGCGGCGGCGTGCTGCAGGCCGGCATCGGCCTGCTCAACGGCACCGTGCTCGGCATCTTCATCGTCGTGCTGACGCTGTTCTTCCTCGGCTCGCTTCCCGCGATCACGCGCGCCGTGTACTCGCTCGTGCCGATCGACTCCCGCCCCACGTTCGTCGGGCTCGCCGAGCGCATCGCCCGGTCGATCGGACGCTACCTCGGCGGCATGGCGCTGATGGGCGTGCTCAACGCGTTGTTCACGCTCGTGCTGCTGCTGATCCTCGGCGTGCCCTTCGCCGGCATCCTCGCGGCGCTCGCCCTGATCATCACGATGATCCCGCTCGTCGGCAGCGTAGTCAGCACGGTCATCGTCGTGGCGATCAGCCTGTTCACCTCCCCCACCGCCGCGCTCGTCGCCGCCGTCGCGCTCATCGCGTACATGCAGCTGGAGGCGTACGTGCTCTGCCCGCGCATCATGAGCCGCGCGATGGCGATCCCCGCCTCGCTCGTGCTCATCGGCGCGATGGTGGGCGGCAGCCTGCTGGGATTACTCGGAGCCCTCGTGGCCATTCCGGTCGTGGCATCCGTCGTTCTCATCGTCAACGAGGTGGTGGTCCCCCGGATGGCGCGGCCGAAGCCTGCGGCACCCCCGGACCGCACGTGA
- a CDS encoding BglG family transcription antiterminator yields the protein MSDKYERLLDYLSQSDTRVTAAELAEHLGVTTRSVRSYVTAAKAAAHPLSIISSSTNGYRLNREAYATFASGGRGHEGETPRDRVHHLVRRLTDAPGGLDIHDLADSLYVSESTIETDLRKVKALGEDAGLTLSRQGSIVTLTGSEAEYRRVLSKIFRRESAQGFLELETVQKEFVSEDLGVFKTRLIAMLDSQGYFVNEYGVNSVLLHVAIAVDRVIRRPNSPPSTATDAASQPDAPVTAALSELTLDHFGVQLDRTDIEYLAKLLTTRVITPGQNEPVQSVVDNYVVPEHLDTVRRVVAQVGEEYLLDLDDEAFMVRFALHVGNLIARAQDNSYSRNPLVRSIKTSYPMIYDVAVFMASQIQREKSITINDDEISYIAMHIGSHLERQSRSEERLTVAIVSPGYYDMHDILRQHIEKALGDEVSIEVVVTRTDVNWSEFVTDLVLTTIAVKGAADNVVVIQPFLTEGDVENIRRAISKLRRHRRRIRIKDDLLLYFDEALFLRNEQADSEAAMIRKLGDLMLERGIIDESYITGAIEREALSSTAFTESIAVPHAMAMSATRTSIAIAVNETAMPWGENRVNVIALIAFSSSGRASFQNVFDQFVEVFADRADVLELIRRSTGFTEFIEELVRVIDK from the coding sequence ATGAGCGATAAGTACGAGCGCCTGCTGGACTACCTCTCGCAGAGCGACACCCGGGTGACAGCGGCAGAGCTGGCAGAACACCTCGGTGTCACGACCCGCAGTGTGCGCAGCTACGTCACCGCCGCCAAAGCCGCGGCCCACCCGCTCAGCATCATCTCGTCGTCGACCAACGGCTACCGGCTCAACCGGGAGGCCTACGCCACGTTCGCGTCCGGCGGTCGCGGCCACGAGGGCGAGACCCCGCGCGACCGGGTACACCACTTGGTGCGGCGTCTCACCGACGCACCCGGCGGCCTCGACATCCACGACCTCGCCGACAGCCTCTATGTGAGCGAATCGACGATCGAAACCGACCTGCGCAAGGTGAAGGCGCTCGGCGAAGACGCCGGGCTCACCCTCAGCCGCCAGGGCAGCATCGTGACGCTGACCGGCTCAGAGGCCGAGTACCGCCGTGTGCTCAGCAAGATCTTCCGCCGCGAGAGCGCGCAGGGTTTCCTCGAGCTCGAGACCGTGCAGAAGGAGTTCGTCTCCGAAGACCTCGGCGTCTTCAAGACCCGGCTGATCGCGATGCTCGACTCCCAGGGCTACTTCGTCAACGAATACGGCGTCAACAGCGTGCTGCTGCACGTCGCGATCGCCGTGGACCGCGTCATCCGACGCCCCAATTCGCCGCCGTCGACGGCAACGGATGCCGCGAGCCAGCCGGACGCACCCGTGACCGCCGCGCTCTCCGAGCTCACTCTCGATCACTTCGGGGTGCAGCTCGACCGCACAGACATCGAGTACCTGGCGAAGCTGCTGACGACGCGCGTCATCACGCCGGGGCAGAACGAGCCGGTGCAGTCGGTCGTCGACAACTACGTCGTGCCGGAGCACCTCGACACCGTGCGCCGCGTGGTCGCGCAGGTGGGCGAGGAGTACCTGCTCGACCTCGACGACGAGGCGTTTATGGTGCGGTTCGCGCTGCACGTCGGCAATCTCATCGCTCGGGCGCAGGACAACTCCTACTCGCGCAACCCGCTCGTGCGCTCGATCAAGACGTCGTACCCGATGATCTACGACGTCGCCGTGTTTATGGCGAGCCAGATCCAGCGCGAGAAGTCGATCACCATCAACGACGACGAGATCTCGTACATCGCGATGCACATCGGCTCACACCTCGAACGGCAGTCGCGCAGCGAAGAACGCCTCACGGTCGCGATCGTATCGCCCGGCTACTACGACATGCACGACATCCTGCGCCAGCACATCGAGAAGGCGCTCGGCGACGAGGTCTCGATCGAGGTGGTCGTCACCCGCACCGACGTCAACTGGAGCGAGTTCGTCACCGACCTGGTGCTCACCACCATCGCGGTGAAGGGCGCGGCCGACAACGTCGTGGTCATCCAGCCGTTCCTCACCGAGGGCGACGTGGAGAACATCCGTCGCGCGATCTCGAAGCTGCGCCGCCACCGTCGCCGCATCCGCATCAAGGACGACCTGCTGCTCTACTTCGACGAGGCGCTGTTCCTGCGCAACGAGCAGGCCGACAGCGAGGCTGCGATGATCCGCAAGCTCGGCGACCTGATGCTCGAGCGCGGGATCATCGACGAGAGCTACATCACGGGCGCCATCGAGCGCGAGGCCCTGTCGTCGACGGCGTTCACCGAGTCGATCGCCGTGCCGCACGCCATGGCCATGAGCGCCACCCGCACCTCGATCGCCATCGCGGTGAACGAGACGGCGATGCCGTGGGGCGAGAACCGGGTGAACGTGATCGCCCTCATCGCGTTCTCGTCGAGCGGGCGCGCGTCGTTCCAGAACGTGTTCGACCAGTTCGTCGAGGTGTTCGCCGACCGCGCCGACGTGCTCGAGCTGATCCGCCGGTCGACCGGGTTCACCGAGTTCATCGAAGAGCTCGTGCGGGTCATCGACAAGTAA
- a CDS encoding PTS sugar transporter subunit IIB: protein MTTVLIVCGAGASSTFLASRMRAIARTRGVDVTVQAASDDEIDERLPFVDVILVGSHLSGSFDVIRTRAAEHGVPAGLLDASVFGPTGADDAFDLLSTLAPHGLADSRTLTKETPHA, encoded by the coding sequence ATGACTACCGTTCTGATCGTCTGCGGTGCCGGCGCTTCGAGTACCTTCCTCGCCAGCCGCATGCGCGCGATCGCCCGCACCCGCGGCGTCGACGTCACCGTCCAGGCCGCGAGCGACGACGAGATCGACGAGCGTCTCCCCTTCGTCGACGTGATCCTCGTCGGGTCGCACCTCTCCGGCAGCTTCGATGTCATCCGTACCCGCGCCGCCGAACACGGTGTGCCCGCTGGCCTCCTCGACGCGTCCGTCTTCGGTCCCACCGGCGCCGACGACGCCTTCGACCTTCTCTCGACGCTGGCCCCACACGGGCTGGCGGATTCCCGCACCCTAACAAAGGAAACTCCCCATGCCTGA
- a CDS encoding HPr family phosphocarrier protein, with protein MPDRSVVIASANGLHARPASLFVQAVAASGLAVELTRGDKTLNASSILGLISLGLQHGDEVTLHAEGDNADAVLDDLAGFLGTDHDA; from the coding sequence ATGCCTGATCGCAGTGTCGTTATCGCCTCGGCCAACGGCCTCCACGCCCGACCGGCGTCGCTCTTCGTACAGGCCGTCGCGGCTTCCGGACTCGCCGTCGAGCTCACCCGGGGCGACAAGACGCTCAACGCGTCGAGCATCCTCGGACTCATCTCCCTCGGACTGCAGCACGGCGACGAGGTCACCCTGCACGCCGAGGGCGACAACGCGGACGCCGTCCTCGACGACCTTGCCGGCTTCCTCGGAACGGACCACGACGCATGA
- the ptsP gene encoding phosphoenolpyruvate--protein phosphotransferase, whose amino-acid sequence MSDSVSLSGVGIGRGLALGPILRMPDPLPEPADVASTVGADAEKVRSAGALAATAADIRLRGQRAGGAAKDVLDAQAFMAEDPTLKDDVDARITSGKTAERAVYEAFAAFRDLLTSMGGYMGERATDLNDVSQRVVAHLQGVSAPGVPDPDYKFVLVARDLAPADTALLDLDKVLALITSDGGPTSHTAILAREKSIVAVVGATGALELTDDQTVIVDATTGAVTVDPTDEQKAAAEATIASRAAAADVPVGPGALADGTAVPLLANLGSVDGAEPAIEKGAEGVGLFRTEFLFLDADRAPTVAEQQEKYTQLLTAFAGKKVVVRALDAGADKPLSFLNDAPEENPALGLRGIRALRANEPILRDQLTALANADAATDADLWVMAPMVSTVEESRYFTKLAKELGIKTAGVMIEVPAAALLADRILPETDFASIGTNDLTQYTLAADRLLGSVASFQDPWHPAVLRLVGEVGRAGASLGKPVGICGEAAADPLLAVVLVGLGATSLSMSPAALADVRAELARFSLDQAKEFAELALSANSAVEARVAVVNAANAFTTSISTITESE is encoded by the coding sequence ATGAGCGACTCCGTCTCCCTCTCCGGCGTAGGAATCGGCCGCGGCCTCGCCCTCGGCCCGATCCTGCGCATGCCCGACCCGCTTCCCGAGCCCGCGGACGTCGCGAGCACCGTCGGCGCTGACGCCGAGAAGGTCCGCTCTGCCGGTGCCCTCGCGGCGACGGCCGCCGACATCCGTCTGCGCGGACAGCGCGCCGGCGGCGCGGCCAAGGACGTGCTCGACGCCCAGGCGTTTATGGCCGAAGACCCCACGCTCAAGGACGACGTCGACGCCCGCATCACCTCCGGCAAGACCGCGGAGCGCGCCGTCTACGAGGCGTTCGCCGCCTTCCGTGACCTGCTCACCAGCATGGGCGGCTACATGGGGGAGCGCGCGACCGACCTCAACGACGTCTCACAACGCGTCGTCGCCCACCTCCAGGGCGTCTCGGCCCCCGGCGTGCCGGATCCCGACTACAAGTTCGTCCTCGTCGCCCGCGACCTCGCTCCGGCCGACACCGCCCTGCTCGACCTCGACAAGGTGCTCGCGCTCATCACCAGCGACGGCGGACCGACCTCGCACACGGCGATCCTCGCCCGCGAGAAGTCGATCGTCGCGGTCGTGGGCGCAACCGGCGCCCTCGAGCTCACCGACGACCAGACCGTCATCGTCGACGCCACCACGGGCGCCGTGACCGTCGACCCGACCGACGAGCAGAAGGCAGCGGCCGAGGCGACCATCGCCTCCCGTGCCGCAGCCGCCGATGTGCCCGTCGGACCGGGCGCGCTCGCCGACGGCACCGCGGTGCCGCTGCTCGCGAACCTCGGCTCCGTCGACGGCGCCGAGCCCGCGATCGAGAAGGGCGCGGAGGGCGTCGGCCTGTTCCGCACCGAGTTCCTCTTCCTCGACGCCGACCGTGCCCCGACCGTCGCCGAGCAGCAGGAGAAGTACACCCAGCTGCTCACCGCGTTCGCCGGCAAGAAGGTCGTCGTGCGTGCGCTCGACGCCGGAGCCGACAAGCCGCTCAGCTTCCTCAACGACGCGCCGGAGGAGAACCCGGCCCTCGGGCTGCGCGGCATCCGCGCGCTCCGTGCCAACGAGCCGATCCTGCGCGACCAGCTCACCGCCCTCGCGAACGCCGACGCGGCCACCGACGCCGACCTCTGGGTCATGGCGCCGATGGTGTCGACCGTCGAGGAGTCGCGCTACTTCACCAAGCTGGCGAAGGAACTCGGCATCAAGACCGCCGGCGTGATGATCGAGGTCCCCGCGGCGGCACTGCTCGCCGACCGAATCCTGCCCGAGACCGACTTCGCGAGCATCGGAACCAACGACCTCACGCAGTACACCCTCGCGGCCGACCGCCTCCTGGGCTCGGTCGCCTCGTTCCAGGACCCGTGGCACCCCGCCGTTCTCCGCCTGGTCGGAGAAGTCGGCCGTGCAGGCGCGTCGCTCGGCAAGCCCGTCGGAATCTGCGGCGAGGCCGCGGCCGACCCGCTGCTCGCCGTCGTGCTCGTCGGCCTCGGAGCCACGTCCCTCTCGATGTCGCCCGCGGCTCTCGCCGACGTGCGCGCCGAACTGGCCCGGTTCAGCCTGGATCAGGCCAAGGAATTCGCCGAACTCGCACTCTCGGCAAATAGCGCAGTAGAGGCCCGCGTCGCCGTGGTCAACGCTGCGAACGCATTCACCACTTCCATCTCAACCATCACAGAATCGGAGTAA